The nucleotide sequence CACCCATCGCATCATTAAAGGCTGAGCCGGCAATTGGCTGCTGTACGGAGTGCATCACCTTGGCCCGGACCGGGTCGACGTCGGCGGCGAAGTGCTGGATGAAGTCGTCCTGCTGCTGCCATATGAAGCCCTGCTTGTCGGTGAACAGGTGTTCCAGCGCCGGTGGTGTGGGTCCCTGCGACAGCAACGCGCCGAGCGATTCGCCTTGGTCGAGTCCGAAGGCGGCGATGTACACCAGTCCGACCACGTTCGGCGCGTCGGTGCCGAGGGCGGTCATGATCTGGCCGCCGTAGGAGTGCCCGGCCACGATCGTTGGGCCGTCCTGCAGGGTGAGAACTTGCCGTAGCCGGGCGACATCATCGGCCGTCGAGGTTAGGGGGAACTGTGGGGCCGTCACGTGGTAGCCGTCGGCCTGTAGACGCTCGATGACCCCGCTCCAACAGGAGCCGTCGGCCCATGCACCATGGACGAGGACGATATTCGGTCGGCCATTCATGGGGCTTCCTTCCCTACTGGGTGCGGTGTTCATTTCGGCCCATGCTGTCCCGCAGGCGACGGGCCTCCTTCTGCCGATGCCAAGAGCAGAGGCAGTCACGTTGCGAGTACCAAAGCGGCCTCGGCGTAAACGTGCTGCGTCCGGCTTGTCGGCCACTGAAGTGCCCTGCCAGCGCACGGGCCGCTATACCCGCAAGCCTCGGCAGCGATGCCGGCGGCGATTAGCCCGGTGCCGGTCAACGGAAGGCAGCGAGAAGGCAACCAGACGAATAGCAAGAGTCGACACGAGGCTTTGCAAGGCGGCGAGGGCATGCCCTGCCAGCAGGCGACATCGGATGACACTACGATCGCCCGCAACCGCGTTCGCACCGACATGCTCGTCGTGGCCGAGCAACGATCAGCCGCTCAGCCAGATCGAGGCCCGCTTGATGAACGCGAGCTGGGCGGCGTAGGCGACCAGTGCGACAGCCACACCGAGCACGATCGCAAACGTGGGGGATCCGCCCGCCACTCCGGTCAGCAGGGTCGCGCCCAGGCCGACCAACAGTGCGTTGACGGCGCCCACCATAGCCGCCGTGGTCAGTAGCAACTGCCAGCGAGAGGCACCGCCGCCAACCGCCGCCGCGATCGTCTTCGTGTCACCCCCACCAGTCACCGCGTCGGCGAAGAAGTCGTGCTCGCCGGCGAACTGGCGGTGGTAGTAGGCGCGGATGCGCTGGATGCGCTTGAGATCCAGCGAGTTCTCCACCATGTTCTCCACCAGCCTTGCGAAGGTAAGCAGCCCGGTGATCACCAGGGTCGGCAGCACCGCCCCCAGGTACGGCTTGGTCAGGTGTGCGCTGCTAGAGACGAAGCCCAGCCCGATCAGCGAGGCGGAAAGCAGTGACAGGAACACGGTCGCCCGCCCGACGGACTCGGTGATCGTGGCGCTACGCGACGTCTGGAGCACGAAGTGTTCGGTGGTCAAGGCATTGAGCAGCCCCTGCTCTCGCGCGTCCTGGTCCATGCCACCGCCCCTTCCGGTGCCGGCCGCCCCTCACACAAGGAAGGACAAGGTACTTCGCGGGGTCAACCCACGCTGACTGAGCCTCCGGCGGTCCGGCCGTGGTGACGGACGACAAGACCAGCCCTCGATGCGAATGAGGCGGCCCGGGACTCGTGGATACGGGCCGCCCGTCACATCCTCGAAGACGAGGAGTCGGCCTTGCCGGACATCACGGAAATTGGACCGCGGTACATTCACCAGGCTCGGATCTATGGCAGGGGAGTGGCGTGGCCTCGGCGGGGGACCAGGGAGGGACCTACCGGCGGTGGACCTTGGCGCAGGTGGACCGATGGCTCAACTGGGTGCACGACAGGCACGACGAGTTCGACTGCCGCTACATCCACTTGGCGTAGTTGGCCGCTCGTGCTCCTGGATCGGCGTGACGACGAGATCACCCTGACCGTTGAGCCCGACGGTGGTGTCGTGTTGCAAGCGGGCAACGACGACATCTGGGCTGCGGTGGCGGACGACGGCACCCAGTTCGTTGATCACCTGCAGCGGCGGTACTGCCGGGACCGATACCCAGGGTGACGGCTTGGTGGTGATCTCCGGAACCGGCGAGACGCCGGTAGCGCTCCACCTGGCCAGACTCGCTGTCGGCTTCGGCGCTGACCTGCTCGCCGTCACCACCCGTACCGACAGTACCCTCGCCCGACTGGCGAGCGCCGTCATCGAGGTGCCAACCGCCGGGACAGGTCAGTTCGGTGGTTCCCTGTTCGAGCAGAGCGCACTGCTACTGCTCGACGCGGTCGTCCTCGATCTCACCGGCTCCCAGTCGGATGCGTATGCGCTGATGCATGCACGGCACGCCAACCTGCAGTAGACGTCGCAGCGCTGAGGCGGTCGGACGGTGATGGCCCCGGTTCGACAGCTGGGGAGGCAACCGTCTCCATCATCCGACGCATCGTGTACCGGGCATCACGTCCACTGACGGGTTCACTCCGGGCGGGCTGCCGTGATCACCTGCATCCAGGCATGTTGAACGATCGTTCAAGCGGACGGACGCCGGGGTTACGTGACATCTTCTAGCTCGCACCGACGTGCCGATATCCGCCGCTGATCCACTCGGCGGTCAGGCCGCCATACGCCTCGGGTGCTTGTTCCCATGCAAAGTGACCGGCGTCGAGAGGATGAATCTCGCTGTTAGGAAGGAGGTCGTGGAGGTACTGGTTGTTGGACCACGGCACAAGGTCATCATTGCGTCCGGCGAGGATCTGGGTCGGCGTGGCGATCGTCGGGAGAAGGCCGCGCAAGACCCGGTTCTGTTCTGGGTAGTGGCGCACGAAGCGAGCGGACTCGGCGAATCGCCCAAGGTCGTAGGCACTGACGTAGTCCTCGTGAACTTCGGGTTCGCTGTCGCTTCCGGCCACCGCCTCGACTGTCTGACCGATGTTGGCTCTGGCATTCAGCCCGCGTACGACGTCGAGGCTCGGTGCTTCGATGATGTCCTTGAGTGCGCCGCCCGCTTCAATGGGAAAGCGGACCGCGCCGCCCCCGATCGTCAAGCTCGTGACTCTCTCCGGTGTCCTCGCCGCAAGGAAGAGCGCCGCTGC is from Micromonospora terminaliae and encodes:
- a CDS encoding alpha/beta fold hydrolase, giving the protein MSAEALSPISTYFRVCDGVRVRYVDNRADSDITVLLLAPWPETLWAFRRIWSRLSAVGRVVAIDMPGFGHSDGRSELIAPDASGAFLARLIDKWALGSPHIVGPDVGTAAALFLAARTPERVTSLTIGGGAVRFPIEAGGALKDIIEAPSLDVVRGLNARANIGQTVEAVAGSDSEPEVHEDYVSAYDLGRFAESARFVRHYPEQNRVLRGLLPTIATPTQILAGRNDDLVPWSNNQYLHDLLPNSEIHPLDAGHFAWEQAPEAYGGLTAEWISGGYRHVGAS
- a CDS encoding alpha/beta fold hydrolase is translated as MNGRPNIVLVHGAWADGSCWSGVIERLQADGYHVTAPQFPLTSTADDVARLRQVLTLQDGPTIVAGHSYGGQIMTALGTDAPNVVGLVYIAAFGLDQGESLGALLSQGPTPPALEHLFTDKQGFIWQQQDDFIQHFAADVDPVRAKVMHSVQQPIAGSAFNDAMGVPAWKSLPSWFLIATQDQAIPPDAQRMFASRMGATTSEVPASHVPMVSHPDVAAQLIKTAAETRTAMPAGQARR